Proteins encoded within one genomic window of Chrysemys picta bellii isolate R12L10 chromosome 6, ASM1138683v2, whole genome shotgun sequence:
- the RPL17 gene encoding large ribosomal subunit protein uL22, with protein sequence MVRYSLDPENPTKSCKSRGSNLRVHFKNTRETAQAIKGMHIRKATKYLKDVTLKKQCVPFRRYNGGVGRCAQAKQWGWTQGRWPKKSAEFLLHMLKNAESNAELKGLDVDSLVIEHIQVNKAPKMRRRTYRAHGRINPYMSSPCHIEMILTEKEQIVPKPEEEVAQKKKISQKKLKKQKLMARE encoded by the exons ATGGTCCGCTACTCACTTGATCCAGAGAACCCCACCAAAT CATGCAAGTCAAGGGGTTCTAACCTTCGAGTCCACTTCAAG AACACTCGTGAGACAGCTCAAGCTATCAAGGGCATGCATATCCGGAAAGCCACTAAATACTTAAAGGATGTGACCCTAAAAAAGCAGTGTGTTCCCTTCCGTCGTTACAATGGTGGAGTTGGCAGATGCGCTCAG GCCAAGCAGTGGGGCTGGACACAGGGGCGTTGGCCTAAAAAGAGTGCAGAGTTCCTACTGCACATGCTCAAAAATGCTGAGAGTAATGCTGAACTCAAG GGTCTTGATGTGGATTCTCTGGTAATTGAGCACATCCAGGTCAACAAGGCCCCCAAAATGCGCAGGCGTACCTACAGAGCTCATGGTCGTATCAACCCCTACATGAGCTCCCCCTGTCATATTGAGATGATCCTCACTGAGAAGGAGCAAATTGTTCCAAAGCCAGAAGAGGAAGTTGCTCAGAAGAAAAAG atctcTCAAAAGAAGCTGAAGAAGCAAAAACTTATGGCTCGGGAGTAA